Genomic segment of Eleutherodactylus coqui strain aEleCoq1 chromosome 1, aEleCoq1.hap1, whole genome shotgun sequence:
TATTGTGATACTGCTCTATATATGGGATCTCTAATGTAATAGTACAATATAATAGAAGGCAACATGCCAGGTACCATGAATATGTCAGTGCATTTTTGCAGAAGCTATATAGAAGGTGATTAAACTCAACATACATATTAGCTTTCCAAAATAACATAAATTACAATATGGTAGTAGATATCAATTTGTATTGATAGTGCCAGTTAGTGAGTAGACACCTCATAAGGaaactttcacatgggacagaataggcCGCACAATGCAccgcagtaaattctgcactaaAACCTGCAGGctttctgtggattttgatgcagaattgagaaTGGCCTAAAACATGCCTGCAATTACGCATCACAATCCCCAGTTTGgcctacagattttggtgtggaattccttagctgtggatttggctgcgtcctgtggCGTAATTCCATCCCATATGTCAGGTCCCTAATTCACCAATTCATGGTTCCTGGAGTGAATTTGTTTGCATGAGCATTTACAGTACATTACTATATTTACATCTCTAACAAGTGTGTCAGAACCTTTTCTTTTAAGATTTACCTTGAAACCAATATTTTAATATGCTTCAAAAATTGGGTTAGTCTTATTGTGGTACAAAGTGTGAAAAAGTGTTTGAAAGCAACTTCCAGTCTTGGAGAAAACCAAGAGTCAGCAGATACTACTCTACAAAAGGAAAACCCTATCACACATACTCACAGTTTGTGTATCTCCTTAAACATTCAACAATTTCCTTTGATTCCTAGAAATGCTTCTATTGTCTTAGAAGGTAGATAAAAACTATAGGAATGTAATGGAGGCTATAGGCAGAGTGCATGAAACTTTGAAACCATTAATTATCTGGCAAGGTCATCCTCATTGCATTAAGTGTTGATGCAGTGTTTTAACAACTAAAATACTATGCGACACATGTAGCAAGTAATGATAAATTAAACAATCCACAAATCCAACAAAATAATCAATATTACGGAACATTTGAGGTTCCAATGAACTTCTAAGCTGTAGAACACTGGCATAGCACAGTCATCTTGCCACAAGCTTGCTGGTCTGCTCTGATTATTATGTCACTGGGTGGTAATGTGACTGTTTAAAAAGTCTTGTTTCAGCATCTTAAACAAGTATCCATGTCTTTTCTTTCCTCCCAGTGGATATATAAGTGTAGACAGTCTTTTTTGTTGCTCTGCATGTAATTTGTAAAGATAGTTTATGACTAGGGCTAGAAATGTTATTGCAAGTCCATTATGTAGGACAAAGGAGGAAGCCAGAGAATGAAGAATGAATGTACTCTGTTGAATATAACCCATTTGCTTGGTCTGAAGGCATCTGGACCCAGACTTGGTCATTTTCCTTGAGTTCTAACACTGCACTCCCAGAGGCTTGGTCCATATACCCTTTCTTGTATTCATCATATGTGTAAGTAGCTGGTACATTGTTCTTGTAAAGAGCAACCCAGATGTTGGTTCCTTTGACATGGACATGGTAAGCAAAGTAATAAATTCCAGGAAGAGAACAAGTAAATATCCCAGTAAGAGGATTATAACCATTTTGGCCATTGTACAAAGTCCGATCAAATTTGATAGGCATGCCAGAAGGAGGGAATGGTGTAGTTAAGATAGCAGTAAATGCTGGGGCTACTTTGGCAGATAGTTCTCCAGTTCCATATTGAGGTCTTCCAGGTTTTTCATTGCCTACTGTACCTCCTTCCACGCCCCCGTCCGGCAAGTGTAAACCAGCAATTGTGCTTTCACTATAGATTCCTGGTTGACCTGGTGGTCCGGGTGGACCAGGTTGCCCAGGTTGGCCATTTAAGCCAGGTGATCCTGGAACTCCTGGCGGTCCTGCAGGGCCAATTAGACCTGGCTCACCAATGATACTATTGCCTTGTGGCCCAGGAAAGCCGGGTTCCCCTTTTAATCCTGGAAATCCTTGTGGCCCAATGGGGCCAGAAGATCCTTGCAGACCAGGAATACCAGCTGGACCTCTTGGGCCTGGTTGCCCTGGAAATCCCCCTTCTCCTTTTGGCCCTGGACTACCTATTTGACCTGACAAACCTGGAACACCCATTAGCCCTACCTCTCCTTTTGGTCCAATTGGCCCCGGAAGTCCTTTTAGGCCTGGAAGTCCCCTTTCACCTGGAATACCTGGTTTACCAACAAATCCATTGGGGCCCTGATTTCCTGGAATGCCAGGTGCACCTGAAGGCCCAGTTGGTCCAATGTCACCTTTCAAACCAGGTAGACCATTTTTTCCTGGCAATCCCATGGAACCTGGAAGTCCTGGAGGTCCTATAATGCCTTGTGGCCCTTGCTCACCTGGTTCACCATCGAACCCTGGCTCTCCTTTTTCTCCTACTCCTCCAGAAATTCCAACAAGACCTCTATCACCTTTCAATCCAGGCAGACCTGGTTTTCCATACCCTGGTGACCCTGGCAACCCTGGTAAGCCTCGTATACCTGGTTCTCCTTTTGGGCCTAATGGTCCTTGTAGTCCTGGTAATCCATCTAAACCTGGTTTACCAATTCCATCAATGCCAGGCTTACCTTGTGGGCCCTGTGGCCCTGGTGGCCCAACCACCCCTGGTGACCCAGGTGGACCTACATCACCTCTATCTCCTGTGCCTCCTGGTAATCCATCAAGTCCTGGTTTTCCATTACCTGGCAAACCAGGTTGGCCCATCAGCCCAGGTGGGCCTGAAGGGCCACGAGTACCAGGCAGTCCTGGTTTGCCAATGCCAGCTTCTCCTTTAATGCCTTTCTCTCCACGAGGTCCTGCCTCACCTTTTAAACCAGGTTCACCCCTGATACCTTGCTGTCCTGGAGCACCTTGAACACCTGGTTTTCCATTTGACGAGATTCCTGAAGGGCCAGGAATTCCAGGAGATCCAGACAACCCTCTAGGGCCTTGCTCTCCCCTCATTCCTTGTTCCCCTTTTGAGCCATGCATACCCTTAGGTCCAATTTTGCCAGGCATACCTGGTAAACCTGGTTTTCCAATGCTAGAAAAGCCAGGAGGACCGGCAGGCCCTGGCATTCCTTGTAATCCAGGTTTTCCTATTCCTGGCTTTCCAGGTGGTCCAGGAGGCCCAAGTGGTCCCTGTGGACCAGGTTTTCCAGCTGGTCCAGGTTCTCCTTTAAGGTCAAGTGGAAGCACCGGGGGCATATCTGTAATGATAAgacagaaaaaataataatttctcaatatatattttttgaatatatttatatatattaacaATATTTAATATTAGTAATATCAAATTGTATACTCCAGACTGTACCGTTGAAAAAACCctaccctccagccactgattgacagtttTCACCCAATGCAAAGTGTTTGGGAAaaggctgtcaatcagtggctctATGGCAGGGAAAACCCACAGCTCACGAGCATGAGGACTCCTTCTTCACTACACAAGGCAAGTGCTGCAGCTATTAAATTTTTCTAATTCAGTCAACATTTGAGTCTGTTGtgttaaatattaaaaataaagatAATAATAAATATTTATACAGAAAAATAACATACTGTTTACCACAGCAATAACGGAACGTCGGGGTATACTAGTGCAGTATCCTCATAAAAATCTAAATAGTAGTGAGTATGTACTCAAGACTGTACAGTTAAAAATACTATACAATTAAAAATGCATACTGGATTCAATGTAACATTTCCACATAAAAACCACAATGTTTAAACTGCTACCATAAATGCAGTCCACTGTGGTATCGCTATTAATATGCTGAAACTGTTATTACACTAGGCAACGGAAATAAAAAATTGTGTCCGGGAATCAGTGGTATTTTCACATTATTTGGATAACAAACAAATGGCTATTAACAGTTATTGAGCCAAAACTCTGATTGTCACATTTCtaactaaggcctcgttcacacgagcatgcatTTGCATGCACGTATGTGCACACAAATCCGTGCACCCACGGACGTGCCAAAGCAAGAGTGAACAAAACTCTGTGCATCATTGCCTTCAATGCACCATTGCACCattgccctgcagtgattttcggggaagggctttaaatatataaggattccttcatccccgcggggatgaaggaaactcctgccaaagctgtcacagctgtaacagctgtggcagaagtccgcagtattctccctatgttttcaatggggctagcgctgctgcccctggccccattgagaacactggCAATATTACAGcatttttcttgtgctgcgaggcgagtgttttcacttgctctcacagcaAAAGacagaataaaacgccagtgagcccttaatctgatttcattagcagaggggagggcgcgggctgggtggtaaaTTGAGataagggaagcaatgtagggtcatgcggtgctgtggagagctttgtggatgagggtagggaGTTTGAATTGAaatctgtatttgacgggcagccagtgcagtgactggcacagagcagaggcgtccgagtagcggctggacaggaagatgagcctggctgttgcattcaggacgaattggagaggggagagtctggcaaagtagaggccgatcagcaatgagttgcaataattgagccgagaggGGATGAGGGcaagcgtgtccatggtgagaaaagggcgaattcttgcgatgttcttgagatgcagctgacatgttcaggccagagattggatatagggggtgaaGTAGAGAGCAAGCGTGctttctgggagttatggtggtgccacatactgagatggagatgtcaggatgaggtcggttagtagagggcattAACACTAGTAGGTCacttttgagaggttcagttttaggtagcgagaggacatagtgttagagacagcggacagtccgtcggtggtgttctggaggaCTGTTGCTGTGATATAACTGAAGGAGGTGTATAACAGGGtattgtcagcatagagatggtactgaaagccaaatttcCTGATGGTCTAGCCAATGGggatgtgtagatggagaagaggaggcggccgagaaccgagccctgggggaccccaacagcaagaggaagaggaaagcaggtagagccagcaaagcagccACTGAAGGAGGATTTGGGTAGGCAGGGGGAGAACCAGGTGAGAGcggtgtcctttagtccaatggagcgaagcatactgaggaggagtttgtggtcaacagtgtgaaATGCTGCAGAGGGGTTGAGAAGGATCAGTTGGGAGAAGTCGCTGCTCGATTTGTCCATCAGGagatcgtttgacactttagtcagggcagtTTCTATCAAGTGTAGGGGGTGGACCtctaaggggtcaagaagagagctttctgagagatagcttataaggcgggggTAAAGTTCTAGTACTTTGGAGATGAAGgcgaggttggagatgggtcggtagttggcagcatcggtcgagtcaagagttggtttctttagcgGGGGGGATATTATAGCgagtttgaatgaggaggggaagatgccagaggtcagagaaagattttaatatagtggtgaggtgggagataaccaccgggAAGAAGGATCGCAGCAGGTGTGAGGGGAGtgggttgctagcgcaggtggtggggcgaacagagcaaagcaatctggagacttcttccttctctcattggtctgagtacagagggTAAGCAAGAGCTGGTACTGACGAAACTAAGGTCAGGTCTAGTCTGGTATTGGGAgattatttcctgccggatgtcgtcaattttctttttgaagtaagcagccagctcttcagcgctGAGGCCCGTCACTGGGGTCCGCAGTTTTGGACTGAGAAGAGAGTGGAAAATGTGTTAAAGAGTCGTTTagagttgtgagatagtgaggagacgagagaggtgaatgagacttgtttggcatgatggagggcgaggttgtaggttctgagcatgaatttaaagtggagaaagtctgcagtcTTTCTCCATagccattcagcacacctagagcaccactggatgaagcgcatttgaggcgtgagccagggctgccgtggtctacatcgggTTGCTTGGGTCACAGGGGTCGGCACtttatccagggcatgtttgagattGGTGTTGTAATGTGCAGTAGCCAGGTTgggggagaagaggagagagataaCGGAAAGAgaagactgtagggactcagcaaagttttgggtgtgaacggcctgaaggttcctgtaagtaCGGTAGGTagggtctggggagatactaggaagcttgacagagaaggagaggaggttatggtccgataGTGGGAGAGGGGAATTCGTGAAGtcggaagcagagcagagatggaggaagaccagatcaagagtattgccatccctgtgagtgggaacAAGTAGGGaacaaatattttgaactcacccagggacagcacaGGGGATAGTACCGAGCGACagagcagaagaagcagcagagatCTGAAAAACTGGAGTTCCATGCCACAACGGCGCTTGTGTATGGCAGAAGGAAGGGAAGAAGccatttggtggaggcggggaggcGCAGCAGTTCCCGCCAgaactcaccaccaatcagcggtaggtatgggcggcagtggggaagAGAGAACGCTGCTAACTGATTGCATATTTGTTCATGTGATAGTGAGTTAAATGCGCGATTGCGCTAATTAAATAGCAGTCACACGTTAAACTAACGATTGGGCAAACAAATGGTGATCGCAATGAATTTcagcacattcgctctataagattcagcaacttccccccccccccccccactttggaGGGGAAAGAagtgtgtcttatagagcgaaaaatacggtagatattagaaaaaaactttctgacagtgagggtgatcaatgagtggaacaggctaccacgggaggtggtgagttctccttcaatggatgtgttcaaacagaggctggacagacatctgtctgggatgatttagtaaatcctgcactgaggttggatgcctccattgacatcaattgaGGCTGTCTGTGCTGATTCCACAGTGAAATAGAGCAAGCTGGGATTTTTCTTCGGCTCgctgaatacgcaattcatatctgcAAGTGTGAAGCAAAATTCAAAAAtcaatgcctttcaatgcccatgttTTACTGCGGAAAGTCCAGACAGACACCAAAAGTGGAATCAACAATTCAAATCCAGTTGGGGGgcctaaccttaaaggggttgtctcgcggcaaacatcaaaattttacattaccccattccccctgtcacccccctggcataaaatagcaatttaaagtggtttttaaaccgcttgctactcaccgatccgacgaaatatggagttataaaaatctactccctaagatggccgcctgtcctttcccagggatgcactgcggttttctcccatggtgcaccgcgggtcttctcccacggtgcaccatgggctctgtgctttccattgccaattccagcctcctgattggctggaatcggcacacgtgacggggcggagatatgatgatgacgcggtgaccagctctccggcacgagcggccccattcaccagccagaagcacggactgcgcaagcgcgtctaaaaacgccagaagatatcagaattagacagatccatggcgacggggacgctagcaacggagcaggtaagtgaataacttctgtatggctcatatttaatgcacgatatacattacaaagtgcattaatatggccatacagaagtgtataaccccacttgctgccacgggacaacccctttaaaagtgaaAAATTTGCAACTGGGCATTTAATTCACTAGGGGTCTCTGATTCAAATTAAAAGATCATTTTAGATTCTGCTCTTGACATCTTAGCAATAAAATTTCCTCCCCGCCAATCCTTACTTTTCTGTATATATATTTAAGATTATTTTTGATATTCAACACAAAAGACTAAGATGTTGACTGAACTAATTCAACTTAAAATTATTGATCATTTCTTTCATCACTCGCACAGCTTATTCAAATAATCTTCCGGTGTTGCTATTTAAATGAGGTATAGATTTAGGATGTTTGTATAAATGCAGCATGATATATTATAGTAGAAGTAAAGGTAGTAACAAACACAatgataaatttaaaaaatttcaaGCTGCAGCGCTTGCCTTGTGTAGTAAAAGAGTCCTCATTTTCATGAGCTGCGGGTTTTTACCCGTCAcacagctgctgattgacagCCTTTTCCCAAACAGTTTGCATAGAGCGAaaactgtcaatcagtggctggaaggTGTGCTTAGCCCACACTTCAAGAATACTAAGGACACCGCGCTTGTGTATACTGTCGAGAGGACCCTTTCCTCATGAGTGCTGCAACTCTTAATAAAGTGGAAATTTCTCAAAATCTGCAGGACAGACGCACATAAAAGACAGAATGCTGAAATCAGAGTGTCTGCCACTACCTACTGCTGCCCTCAGAGATGACAGCATAAACGTGGTGACATATTTCCTTCAAGTATAGCATATGAACACTGAAGATAGTGATTTGCTGCAGTGTTCACATCATAGTTTTTGGCATATTAATAAAGATCAACAGGGATGATAGGAGTATTGATGTTGAAATGCTGGGCATTTAaaagatgttgttttttttatttattttagcacACAGACTGCAGTTTTTCCCTcttaaatacccctttaaatcatgtttttattttaatttccattgttgtgttttatattttttatttacactGGCCACTAGAGCAGATATAGTAGGCTGATGCTCCCTGTTTTCAGTACAGACTGGAACAGTACAAGCAGAGTCATCTTATTATAATTAGAGGGCAAATAAATGAAAAACAGTTCTGTACCACTGAAGGCTAACGTCAGATAGCAACACTATGCACACACAGACAAGGCTCCCTTTTCACTCTCTGCTGGAAAACTTTCTACTCCATGATTTCCTTGAGATAATGTAAGCCTGTCATAATCTACAAAAAATTTTTGTCTATTGATACTCAGTCCtttcctattgttctctatgggcatgtaatcaatgctgtccatatgcaattacattacatatgggtgGTGTATGTACATGCCATTGTGAAATGACAGTATGGGAGATTTAAACATAAAAAACAGCATGCATGAGATACGCTGCCATGCGTAGTACCATATTGCTGCCATAAGCAGTAATAGGCCGGCTCACTGCGAGCTCCACAAACATTGAGTTACTCACGCGGTGTTTTACGCCTACGGCTGCGTGGGCCTGGGCTCATTCTCATGGCTCGTTCACATAAGGGAATTTGCGCACCTAAGATAACTGTGCAAAAAAGACGTGACtactagaaccaatgctttcctatggaaacattcaaatAGAGAAACTTCAGGCTCAAAAAATAATTGCACATGAAAAAATAGGACGTCAGCAACTGAAGTTCCCTGTTGCGCAAAAATATAGGTCTTTCCCTATCTTTGGAGTGCAAAacgcaggagtgtccatagactcctatgtaagCTGGAAaataaggaagggggagggaagttTAGCTACTTCGAAAGCTCGGAAAAAAAGactgctggctctatttaagacactagattgacccgatattTGCTACACGaacagctatacacctctgcccgtgacatctctgcacccttcctccaaaccATCACCGACtgcctgtccgctgtctctaacactatgtcctctctctacctaaaactaaacctctctaaaactgacttactggtatttccaccctccactaaccgacctcatcctgacatctccatctcagtgtgtggcgccaccataactccaagACAACattcccgctgccttggggttatatttgattCTGACCTCTcttttactccctacatccaatctctcgcccgaacatgtcagctgcacctcaagaacatcgcaagaatacaCTCTTTtgtcactgtggagacgttaaaaacacttactgttgccctcatccactcccggctcgattattgcaactcgttgctgatcggcctcccctgcaccagactctaccctctccaatccatcctgaatcctgaatgcggcatcctgaatgcggcagccaggctcatcttcctgtccagccgctactcggacgcctctgccctgtgccagtcactgcactggctgcccgttaaatacagaattcaatttaaactcgctactttcatccataaagccctccacagcgcagcaccaccctatatcgcctccctcatctcaatccatcaaccagcccgggctctccgctctgcccctttcattcgaacttctcattcccgcctccaagacttctccagggcagcaccggtcctctggaacgcactaccaaaggctacgcgaccaatccaggactcgcagaacttcaggcgtgctctaaaaacgcacctcttcagggaggcataccacatttcctaaagaaacccctctgtactgcacctgataacatgctccctgacctactgactgcaatccctgctagccatcataaaccgctcctgcagtcacaccgtttctgccgtcacactgctaaatgtctgaccattgtctatgtgtataacatcgctcactctccacctcgccataccgtgcacatctccagcccctttaccttctgtatcacccaacCATTCGTAGAATGccagctcgttggagcaggaccctcacccctattgtttccatcaactgattactatatgtaaccgtggttctgtaatgtttgtattttgtctttctgtattccccctgtctatgtaagcgctgcggaatatgttggcgctatacaaataaagtttattattattaataaaatgtttggaaaaatggttgtaaatgttttaagaactgtagagtgaggattcggcttgaactgttcgccgtcCACAGGCTGCCCTCACAGGTCACTCGATGTACCAAAGTCAAGTTTTATAATTTTACAGCGGCGGTGAGGTCGACTCgtcactaatctaatgacaccTAAATTATCCACCTAAGGtgaagcaaaggggtcaaagtgtggtgcaagaaaaagcctgtaggcttctttatattagattagaagtcattaggaggattccTAGCACCCAAAggaattccgaacagcagcgcattttttcacCAACATGCTATTCCAGGTTGTATTAATGGGTGCACTGATTTTCTTTCCAATGATTTTTACTGCTATTATAACATAGAGGAGTAATTATGGTAGCGGAGCCCTTATAACCGAAGATTTACCAATAGTGCACTTCTCTGATGTAATTGTACTGAAAAGTTCACTGTTCAAGAGGAATGTTTTTACCAAACTCAGCCAGTTGtagctggcatacatttctgtggaGATGCACAGGGATGCCAGGATGTGCCTAATGTAAGAAGAGATGTGAGCCGCTTCCTATATCAGGTGCATTGTGTGATGGTCATATAAAGACTGGCATTTATAATGCTGGTCTTAATAGATTCTCCCCAAACTTTGTAAGGGTGCCTGTCCgtgggcgtgatttcgccggtgcTTTACCGCCGGCAAATCATGCTGgacaaagctttccatagcattgctgtggaaagtgccggccccgtgtccacgagcggaaaatcattgcgattctccactcacggcgagcaatttgcagcatgctgtgaattgtcctgattctccacggtcagcctatctctcagattaggctgaccggccgAGATTCACGTGCGgcccctgctcccgggcggcggcggctcccgcggcggggGTCTGCCGCGGGACCTCACAACGCCCGTTGACAGGGGGCCAAAAGATGAACCAAATTTTTCATCCAGCATGAGCTATTGTGATAAATTTGGTATATTTTTAGACTGCCTGGTTTAAGTTTGCACTAACTATTATAGTAAATTTGtcccagttttttgttttttgtcttaaTAAATGTTATTTCCAATAAGGGTTGGGACCTTTCATAGCCCAAATACTAAAATTAGCCTGTTAAGTCTGTGGATCAGGAAGCAGCCCCTAAAGAATGCTAAGATG
This window contains:
- the COL8A2 gene encoding collagen alpha-2(VIII) chain isoform X1; this encodes MSEVKMSLQHSTLFLLVAAMGSVSGGGPAGGGYPQMKYVNPMIKGPLGPPFREGKGQYLDMPPVLPLDLKGEPGPAGKPGPQGPLGPPGPPGKPGIGKPGLQGMPGPAGPPGFSSIGKPGLPGMPGKIGPKGMHGSKGEQGMRGEQGPRGLSGSPGIPGPSGISSNGKPGVQGAPGQQGIRGEPGLKGEAGPRGEKGIKGEAGIGKPGLPGTRGPSGPPGLMGQPGLPGNGKPGLDGLPGGTGDRGDVGPPGSPGVVGPPGPQGPQGKPGIDGIGKPGLDGLPGLQGPLGPKGEPGIRGLPGLPGSPGYGKPGLPGLKGDRGLVGISGGVGEKGEPGFDGEPGEQGPQGIIGPPGLPGSMGLPGKNGLPGLKGDIGPTGPSGAPGIPGNQGPNGFVGKPGIPGERGLPGLKGLPGPIGPKGEVGLMGVPGLSGQIGSPGPKGEGGFPGQPGPRGPAGIPGLQGSSGPIGPQGFPGLKGEPGFPGPQGNSIIGEPGLIGPAGPPGVPGSPGLNGQPGQPGPPGPPGQPGIYSESTIAGLHLPDGGVEGGTVGNEKPGRPQYGTGELSAKVAPAFTAILTTPFPPSGMPIKFDRTLYNGQNGYNPLTGIFTCSLPGIYYFAYHVHVKGTNIWVALYKNNVPATYTYDEYKKGYMDQASGSAVLELKENDQVWVQMPSDQANGLYSTEYIHSSFSGFLLCPT
- the COL8A2 gene encoding collagen alpha-2(VIII) chain isoform X2 translates to MSLQHSTLFLLVAAMGSVSGGGPAGGGYPQMKYVNPMIKGPLGPPFREGKGQYLDMPPVLPLDLKGEPGPAGKPGPQGPLGPPGPPGKPGIGKPGLQGMPGPAGPPGFSSIGKPGLPGMPGKIGPKGMHGSKGEQGMRGEQGPRGLSGSPGIPGPSGISSNGKPGVQGAPGQQGIRGEPGLKGEAGPRGEKGIKGEAGIGKPGLPGTRGPSGPPGLMGQPGLPGNGKPGLDGLPGGTGDRGDVGPPGSPGVVGPPGPQGPQGKPGIDGIGKPGLDGLPGLQGPLGPKGEPGIRGLPGLPGSPGYGKPGLPGLKGDRGLVGISGGVGEKGEPGFDGEPGEQGPQGIIGPPGLPGSMGLPGKNGLPGLKGDIGPTGPSGAPGIPGNQGPNGFVGKPGIPGERGLPGLKGLPGPIGPKGEVGLMGVPGLSGQIGSPGPKGEGGFPGQPGPRGPAGIPGLQGSSGPIGPQGFPGLKGEPGFPGPQGNSIIGEPGLIGPAGPPGVPGSPGLNGQPGQPGPPGPPGQPGIYSESTIAGLHLPDGGVEGGTVGNEKPGRPQYGTGELSAKVAPAFTAILTTPFPPSGMPIKFDRTLYNGQNGYNPLTGIFTCSLPGIYYFAYHVHVKGTNIWVALYKNNVPATYTYDEYKKGYMDQASGSAVLELKENDQVWVQMPSDQANGLYSTEYIHSSFSGFLLCPT